One Tetrapisispora phaffii CBS 4417 chromosome 3, complete genome DNA segment encodes these proteins:
- the SAN1 gene encoding ubiquitin-protein ligase SAN1 (similar to Saccharomyces cerevisiae SAN1 (YDR143C); ancestral locus Anc_8.317), with protein sequence MSNENRDNRSGPADSNEPDGNSANRDTLPPTRNITVSIQYSYLFPNGSRLNQSNMVNTNNMVQNNVTSTTATGTRHTATENETTTTSTDTPHLNDASFNPFAMGVNLRQRSPDGAVILSFRDVPASTSQERLDNIISIAAEFAIRRFSDLQVPTRAITKEQFETLPVLKLSDIVNENDKTCSICYDDLVDEDQVEEGADNKRKYSVDEEDDIKDQKKVKTGPNNNRERPTEQLLDAVRSSTSAQNNTESETQTSRPASGVDTIQSEEDSPTYLHSPTELPCKHIFGRECLYKWTRVQNTCPLCRHIIAESPVNAPPNAPDGNNGGTVDAFERIRQLIYNTNPNDSVNPASSNRDTMSANDEQSNTTNNDNTNNSNDNNTNENLGNISAPPTAANTSTNTPGNSWFPAASGAAPFPFGNLNSFDTSVSRPGVVYLNGNNNPSSLPGFLPFDFLNRQRSTAEASLNRTNATSSSNENPISSSNEAPATSSAENPNTTSTNSSAPGSSTDNNTQRISWVPIPITFIQLENTGNTPLGTTPLASQTPAGGANNPTLDPNSTPSSSQQPVNGDNTNPELTQSDRLRNILDHIFNVTASGRPIAPSLNGTQPFFSSTISGSPGLATSTAASTSTARPTVPASTEANTNPPTSGITNNNQSRAQQAQSFLTDFLRFAVLPRRRTNPNEPQTGTNEGSANSQTNNRPVSAETQPFFNTGVASYRNRDGEVSTYNISGSELPNPPSRNGTENSAENASSSHGTSSNENASTSDNPNREPNEEPNSTENDN encoded by the coding sequence ATGAGTAACGAAAATCGTGATAATAGAAGTGGACCTGCTGATTCAAACGAACCTGATGGAAATAGCGCAAACAGAGACACTCTACCACCAACAAGAAACATAACAGTGTCTATTCAGTACTCTTACCTATTTCCAAATGGTAGCAGGTTGAACCAGTCAAACATGgttaatacaaataatatggTGCAGAATAATGTAACCTCTACAACTGCAACGGGTACACGACATACTGCTACTGAGAAtgaaacaacaacaacgtCAACTGATACCCCCCATTTAAACGATGCTAGTTTTAACCCCTTTGCTATGGGAGTAAATCTTAGACAGAGATCTCCAGATGGTGCtgtaatattatcattcaGGGATGTACCTGCTTCTACATCGCAAGAGAGGttagataatataatatccATTGCGGCAGAGTTTGCTATAAGAAGATTCAGTGACTTACAAGTCCCTACTAGAGCAATTACAAAAGAACAATTTGAAACATTACCGGTTTTGAAGTTGAGTGACATTGTCAACGAGAATGATAAAACTTGTAGTATTTGCTATGATGATCTGGTAGATGAAGACCAAGTAGAAGAGGGTGctgataataaaagaaaatattctgttgatgaagaagatgacaTTAAAGACCAAAAGAAAGTCAAAACGGGTCCAAATAATAACAGAGAACGTCCAACAGAGCAATTGCTGGATGCTGTTAGAAGTAGTACATCGGCACAAAATAATACTGAAAGCGAAACGCAGACAAGCAGACCAGCCTCTGGTGTCGATACAATACAATCAGAAGAGGATTCTCCTACATACCTTCATTCTCCCACAGAGCTACCATGTAAACATATATTTGGAAGAGaatgtttatataaatgGACAAGAGTACAGAATACCTGTCCATTGTGTAGACATATTATTGCAGAGAGTCCTGTAAATGCTCCTCCAAATGCCCCTGATGGTAATAATGGAGGAACTGTAGATGCTTTTGAAAGAATAAGGCAATTGATATACAATACCAACCCTAATGATTCCGTTAATCCTGCATCTTCCAATAGAGATACAATGTCAGCAAATGACGAACAAAGCAATACAACTAACAATGACAATACTAATAATTcgaatgataataatacGAATGAAAATTTAGGAAATATATCTGCACCTCCAACAGCTGCTAATACATCAACTAATACTCCAGGTAATTCTTGGTTCCCAGCTGCCTCTGGAGCAGCTCCATTCCCATTTGgtaatttgaattcattcGATACTTCTGTATCAAGACCGGGAGTAGTGTACCTAAATGGTAACAATAACCCATCCAGCCTACCTGGTTTCTTACcttttgattttttgaatCGACAAAGATCAACAGCTGAGGCATCTTTAAACAGAACAAATGCTACTAGTTCTTCAAACGAAAATCCAATTAGTTCTTCGAATGAGGCTCCAGCAACTTCTAGTGCTGAAAATCCAAATACCACTTCTACCAATAGCTCTGCTCCTGGTTCAAGTACTGACAATAACACGCAGAGAATAAGTTGGGTACCTATTCCAATAACATTTATACAGTTAGAGAACACCGGCAATACTCCACTGGGGACAACGCCACTTGCATCTCAGACTCCAGCAGGTGGTGCTAACAATCCAACATTAGATCCAAACTCCACCCCATCTAGTTCTCAACAACCAGTTAATGGAGATAACACAAACCCTGAATTAACCCAAAGTGACAGATTAAGAAACATTTTAgatcatatttttaatgtcaCAGCCAGTGGGAGACCGATTGCCCCTAGTTTAAATGGCACACAACCTTTTTTTAGCAGTACAATCAGTGGTAGCCCCGGTCTTGCTACAAGCACAGCTGCCTCTACTTCGACTGCAAGACCTACGGTGCCGGCGTCTACAGAAGCCAATACCAATCCTCCAACAAGTGGtattactaataataacCAATCTAGAGCTCAACAAGCTCAATCCTTTTTGACGGACTTTTTAAGATTTGCAGTGTTGCCAAGAAGAAGGACAAATCCAAATGAGCCTCAAACAGGTACCAATGAAGGCTCTGCTAATTCTCAAACAAACAATAGACCAGTAAGTGCAGAAACACAACCGTTCTTTAATACAGGTGTTGCAAGTTATAGAAACAGAGATGGTGAGGTGTCAACCTATAATATTAGCGGTAGTGAATTACCAAATCCACCATCAAGAAATGGTACAGAAAATTCAGCAGAAAATGCATCGTCTTCCCATGGCACGTCTTCTAATGAAAACGCTTCAACAAGTGATAATCCAAACAGAGAACCAAATGAGGAGCCAAATAGCactgaaaatgataattaa
- the PEX7 gene encoding Pex7p (similar to Saccharomyces cerevisiae PEX7 (YDR142C); ancestral locus Anc_8.316), which yields MILQYNIGGNSGYSIQYSPFFDNRLAVASGSNYGLVGNGKLFILDIDERGKIKENNIFITQDCLFDLSWNELHENQVLVAQGDGSLRLFDTTLQKYPIGIFKEHKKEVLSCNWNLITKGTFVSSSWDGAVKMWSPLREQSLLTLLPKSSEQSSKINHNQIAKIPPHVNNNQSTPILQNKDCVYQAQFSPHDNNLIACCSGNSYITLFDTREQNNRFNNNSFIAHSGLETLTLDFNKYRPTVLASSGADNSIKIWDMRMIRNNNSNNTVMPTSNPICMNEIRKAHDLAVRRVVWSPHQSNLLLSTSYDMTSKVWKDFSFDGSKITGKTNSIDPGSGLIKTFHHHTEFVFGADWSLWGQPGFIATTGWDSKVYIWNCFYP from the coding sequence ATGATATTGCAATATAATATTGGAGGAAATAGTGGATATAGTATACAGTATTCACCGTTTTTCGATAACAGATTGGCGGTTGCTTCAGGGTCTAATTATGGGCTCGTTGGTAACGGtaaacttttcattttagatattgatgaaaggggaaaaataaaagaaaacaatatatttattacacAAGATTGTCTTTTTGATCTTTCCTGGAATGAGTTACATGAGAATCAGGTATTGGTTGCACAAGGTGACGGCTCGTTAAGATTATTCGATACaactttacaaaaatatcccattggaatatttaaagagCATAAAAAAGAAGTTCTAAGTTGCAATTGGAATTTAATTACGAAAGGTACTTTTGTCAGTAGTTCCTGGGATGGAGCAGTAAAAATGTGGTCACCATTGCGAGAACAATCtttattaactttattGCCTAAAAGCAGTGAACAAAGCTCAAAAATAAACCATAATCAAATTGCTAAGATTCCACCTCATGTTAACAATAATCAAAGTACACCCATTTTGCAAAATAAGGATTGCGTTTATCAAGCTCAATTTTCTCCTCACGACAATAATCTAATTGCTTGTTGCTCAGGCAACTCATATATTACATTATTCGATACAAGAGAACAAAATAACAGATTCAACAACAATAGCTTCATTGCACATTCTGGGTTAGAAACTTTGACTttagattttaataaatatcgTCCAACCGTTCTAGCAAGTAGTGGAGCCGACAACAGTATAAAAATCTGGGATATGAGAATGATAAGAAAtaacaacagcaacaacacTGTAATGCCTACCAGTAATCCAATTTGCATGAATGAAATACGAAAAGCTCATGATTTAGCCGTGAGAAGAGTCGTATGGTCCCCACATCAGTCCAATTTACTTCTTTCGACTTCTTACGATATGACAAGCAAGGTCTGGAAAGACTTCAGTTTTGATGGATCGAAAATCACCGGTAAAACAAACAGCATAGATCCTGGAAGCGGGCTAATCAAAACATTTCATCACCATACAGAATTCGTTTTTGGAGCAGATTGGAGTCTTTGGGGACAACCAGGATTCATAGCAACTACAGGTTGGGATTCAAAGGTATATATCTGGAACTGTTTTTACccataa
- the TPHA0C00870 gene encoding uncharacterized protein (similar to Saccharomyces cerevisiae DOP1 (YDR141C); ancestral locus Anc_8.313) — translation MSQYLKPLSVDSKSTVVDAKQKKFEANVEYALQYFDTVAEWADYIANLGKLLKVLQSWTPQFHNVKYYVPLPYQVSRRLTSSLLPSLPAGVHKKTLEVYTYIFSKIGIEALSAECNIWVPGILPLMTYASMSVKSQLIELYDTYLTQVNITALQIIIKPLLASLLTGIDDDSSEFQPLVFRLIETVRGRLNNDSLFWKSFFLILITNKEHRLGGIALLTKKLPSLNAIPHKKATIAKSDEEKNIDETVLTKQKLMERGLSTLLPGTEDLVKEEPGLLIRAFVSCMKQENDILIKRGILDLMVQRVHLDSPVIQIIISKENKELLLIECCKIMLSRDMSLNRRIWNWLLGPNNYLSSNSSSKITNNSSEAGDGMKEQETSNSYFVKFGLDPILNSLRELMVRETTLPVCFNICTSMLDKYELSSLIIPKLFLPLMLATMRFQSNDQIMDLSNSFLNSIDTDIIWTESYQYIINSDNFEYLDFLLSNLNFKNYEELTIRHLPLIFLTLFEIQKNKKDRFLYDGKFINILMRLIELIPSKAFTPIDNIDILSESKNKADDVLTKLTEYYKPTFFSNGENNIKDLTKSCFDLNTLTLLIYNDSYQLLSTCLNSNINTKKCFELYMAILDNLQGDTSIGKSEEYNYHTIKVCSLINQYLDNSNIDDETIYIINKFFIKHLASKISVIESNKLLKKIMQYLWNCLLMAPTKLDAVKCIDALADNIPPGYIEEQLAYSFIQETDIANKIFVLDLLWNHLDKDVIVLGRTVDLLLDYLFDKQSTFYLYASQWLQEIKNNNTIDKLYDFILTKLLKFEFLNRNSLHELDDLEMFTYKIQSLINILETNEGEILEDLFTKQTKTYLFDKNKETNTYSSLIINILIQLLKMSNNHHVESVRSSLILLDLLLNGEESNCKEIVIFLLEMSSNYGSKGDFESESIAVSLINIVSKVLHESYANNVKLDIFEDNTIHLKYLDYLVTSVPKMEGTLIISAYVKLLLESFAYFENSIFRIIVPLTGSIIECIQTLCSKTKESDKFIMPIILLLNGLEKLLMNAYKKLEPTTEDSFFSATSVGSDFLQSMVSNVFISEGSSSSKNSQGQYNVLFQSFKQILHCCLEVWESLSSLPGFSKSSGSKQLITYNSKRLNDKIIHLIYSLFNLEPIETIECISTLQKDSIYSLLSSLMNTYEIDFGPFILYDITIICNKGSELHFSINSDSTTINKISRNVNNHNSKISTKFLVKFLLEYILEVSDFKKDIFLKDLSIFFKHISNNYLKFEDISLELLQMYSIVAQEVGSGKIENNAVFKKDLSDTFIKYLPNAINLRTSDTEEQLKMKFKTIKLVVSNIHLILDEKKESDKFQNCLSTIISIALQPIYKKLDFDSLPDEFYELSLAVTINSNGDSLWNTIINNTYNNDKIFKSLELMHKLSPIFLIWSNYSTNKTNLIATLLLGSDPMPLAIRPSVISFNSWNYSELDIKFIRILKISYLILINKNDNYLLSFKELIEYVCQSLLSHETKLKTASWILLRSLLFKYSESHFHEYWPLISYCLQTNLQDFYEKLKLQVPIDANNVLQMAKSLDLLLLFNFEDFSATNEWLFIIDSINCISKEGPYMSLSDIIGESKEYETLSSTISPIKLSGPVNSLLLLGINNIDSHFRLKDFFKNISYFHYEYVYSLEKVDMKPIEKDLIEDIFWA, via the coding sequence ATGTCTCAATACTTAAAACCTCTATCGGTTGATTCTAAGAGTACTGTGGTTGATGCAAAGCAAAAGAAGTTTGAGGCAAATGTTGAATATGCATTACAGTATTTTGATACTGTTGCTGAATGGGCTGATTATATTGCAAATTTGGGGAAGTTATTGAAGGTTTTACAAAGTTGGACACCACAATTTCATAACgtgaaatattatgttcCGTTACCATATCAAGTTAGTAGAAGGTTAACTTCCTCTCTTTTACCAAGCTTACCAGCTGGTGTGCATAAAAAGACTTTAGAAGTTTACACCTATATCTTTAGTAAGATCGGTATTGAAGCTCTCTCTGCGGAATGTAACATTTGGGTCCCAGGTATTTTACCTTTAATGACATATGCTTCAATGTCAGTAAAATCTCAATTGattgaattatatgatACCTACTTAACACAAGTAAACATAACAGCTttacaaataattataaaaccATTATTAGCAAGTTTACTCACCGGTATTGACGACGATAGTAGTGAGTTTCAGCCTTTAGTGTTTAGATTAATTGAGACGGTTAGGGGAAGATTAAATAACGATTCattattttggaaatcattctttttaatattaataaccAATAAGGAACACAGATTAGGAGGCATTGCACTACTAACCAAAAAATTACCATCACTAAATGCCATACCACACAAAAAGGCGACTATTGCAAAGAGTGATGAAGAGAAGaatattgatgaaactgtgttaacaaaacaaaaactgATGGAAAGAGGTTTATCTACGTTATTGCCAGGTACTGAGGACCTTGTAAAAGAAGAACCAGGTTTGTTAATTAGAGCTTTCGTATCTTGTATGAAGcaagaaaatgatattttaataaaaagagGAATATTAGATCTAATGGTACAAAGGGTACATTTAGATTCCCCTGTTATccaaattataatttctaAGGAAAACAAAGAGCTTCTTTTGATCGAATGCTGTAAAATAATGTTAAGCAGAGATATGTCTTTAAATAGAAGAATTTGGAATTGGCTTTTAGGTCctaataattatttgtcAAGTAATTCATCATCTAAAATcacaaataattcatctgAAGCTGGAGATGGCATGAAAGAACAAGAAACCTCAAACAGttattttgtaaagttTGGTTTAGATCCTATTCTAAACTCATTGAGAGAACTGATGGTACGAGAAACAACACTCCCtgtttgttttaatatttgcaCGTCAATGTTAGATAAATATGAGCTTTCATCTCTAATTATCCccaaattatttttaccGTTAATGTTAGCTACGATGCGATTTCAATCCAATGACCAAATTATGGATTTGTCAAactcatttttaaatagcATTGATACCGACATTATCTGGACCGAGAGTTATCAATACATAATCAATAGTGACAATTTTGAATACTTggattttttattgtcgaatttaaatttcaaaaattatgaaGAACTTACGATACGTCATTTaccattaatatttttaactttgTTCGAGATACAAAAGAATAAGAAAGATCGATTTTTATATGATGgtaaatttatcaatatattaatgaGATTAATAGAATTAATTCCGAGCAAAGCCTTTACACCGATAGATAACATTGATATTTTGTCTGaaagtaaaaataaagcTGATGATGTTCTTACGAAATTAACAGAATACTATAAACCTACGTTTTTCTCTAATGgagaaaataatattaaagatcTAACTAAAAGTTGTTTTGACCTGAATACTTTAACTTTACTCATTTATAATGATTCATACCAGTTATTATCCACTTGCCTGAATTCTAATATCAACACGAAAAAGtgttttgaattatatatgGCTATTTTAGACAATTTACAAGGCGATACTAGTATTGGAAAAAGCgaagaatataattatcaTACAATTAAGGTATGCTCTTTGATTAACCAATATCTCGATAACTCCaatattgatgatgaaacaatttatattattaataaatttttcattaaacaTTTAGCTTCTAAAATATCTGTCATtgaatctaataaattattaaaaaaaattatgcAATACTTGTGGAACTGTTTATTGATGGCGCCAACAAAATTAGATGCAGTAAAGTGCATTGACGCTTTAGCAGACAACATCCCCCCAGGTTATATCGAAGAGCAATTAgcatattcatttattcAAGAAACAGATATAGCAAATAAGATATTTGTTTTGGATTTACTTTGGAACCATTTAGATAAAGATGTTATAGTATTGGGGAGAACTGTAGACCTGTTACTagattatttatttgacAAGCAAAGCACCTTCTATCTTTATGCATCACAATGGTTACAAGAAATCAAGAACAATAATACAATCGATAAATTGTATGATTTTATCTTGAcgaaattattaaaatttgaattcttaAATAGAAATTCGTTACATGAGCTGGATGATCTGGAAATGTTCACTTATAAAATCCAATCTCTGATAAACATTTTAGAGACCAATGAAGGAGAAATTTTAGAAGATCTATTTACAAAACAAACAAAGAcgtatttatttgataaaaataaagaaacgAACACATATTCTTCACTAAtcataaatattttaatacaGCTGTTGAAGATGAGTAATAACCATCATGTTGAAAGTGTAAGAAGTTCGTTGATTTTATTGGATCTTTTGTTAAATGGTGAAGAATCTAATTGCAAAGAAATAGTTATATTTTTGCTTGAAATGTCATCGAATTATGGCTCAAAAGGTGATTTTGAGTCAGAATCCATTGCAGTGTCTTTGATTAATATTGTATCGAAGGTATTACACGAATCATATGCAAACAATGTAAAAttagatatttttgaagaCAACACAATTCATCTTAAATATCTAGATTACCTTGTCACGAGTGTACCAAAAATGGAAGGGACTCTAATAATATCAGCTTATGTtaagttattattagaaagTTTTGCATATTTCGAAAATTCCATTTTTCGTATTATTGTACCATTGACCGGTTCCATTATTGAATGTATTCAAACTCTCTGCTCCAAAACGAAAGAGTCtgataaattcattatgcccataattttattattaaatggattggaaaaattattaatgaatgcttataaaaaattagaacCAACAACTGAAGATAGTTTTTTTTCGGCTACATCTGTGGGTTCTGATTTCTTACAATCAATGGTTTCTAATGTCTTTATTTCAGAAGgctcttcttcttctaaaaaTTCGCAAGGACAATATAATGTTCTTTTTCAATCATTCAAACAAATTTTACACTGCTGCCTCGAAGTCTGGGAATCCTTGTCTTCTTTGCCTGGATTTTCAAAGTCAAGCGGTTCCAAACAATTGATAACTTACAATTCAAAAAgattaaatgataaaattatcCATCTAATATATTCCCTATTTAACTTGGAGCCAATTGAAACCATTGAATGCATTTCTACGCTGCAAAAAGATAGCATTTATTCTCTATTAAGTTCACTTATGAATACCTATGAAATCGATTTTGGTCCGTTCATTCTTTATgatattacaattatatGCAATAAAGGTTCAGAATTACATTTTTCGATAAATAGTGATTCAACAacaattaacaaaatttcCAGAAACGTTAATAATCACAATTCTAAAATTAGTACAAAATTTTTAGttaaatttcttttggAATACATTTTAGAAGTTTCAGATTTCAAGAAGGATATTTTCTTAAAAGAtctttcaatattctttaaacatatatctaataattatttgaaatttgaagaCATATCGCTTGAATTATTGCAGATGTACTCAATTGTAGCCCAAGAAGTTGGTAGTggaaaaatagaaaataatgcagtttttaaaaaagaCTTGTCAGATACGTTTATTAAATACTTACCTAATGCCATCAATTTGAGAACGTCTGACACTGAGGAACaactaaaaatgaaatttaaaacaataaaattagtTGTCTCAAATATTCACTTAATATTAGACGAGAAAAAGGAGAGtgataaatttcaaaactgTTTATCTACTATTATATCAATAGCCCTTCAACCAATCTATAAAAAGCTAGATTTTGATTCATTACCAGACGAATTTTACGAATTATCACTTGCAGTAACTATAAATTCTAATGGAGACAGCTTGTGGAATACAATAATCAACAACACCTATAACAAtgacaaaatatttaagtCTTTAGAATTGATGCACAAGTTATCACCAATCTTCCTAATTTGGTCAAATTATTCTACGAACAAGACCAACTTAATAGCGACTTTGTTACTGGGATCTGATCCAATGCCTCTTGCTATCAGACCATCTGTTATTTCGTTTAATTCTTGGAATTATTCTGAATTAGACATAAAATTCAtaagaatattgaaaatatcgtacttgattttgataaacaaaaatgataattatttactaAGTTTTAAAGAGTTGATAGAATATGTTTGCCAGTCTTTATTATCCCACGaaacaaaattgaaaactgCTTCTTGGATTTTATTAAGaagtttattattcaaatattcagAGTCTCATTTCCATGAATATTGGCCTTTAATTTCCTATTGTTTGCAAACCAATTTACAAGATTTctatgaaaaattgaaacttcAAGTCCCTATTGATGCAAATAATGTTCTTCAAATGGCAAAATCATTAGATTTACTATTgctatttaattttgaagatttcAGTGCTACGAATGAATggttatttattattgatagTATAAATTGTATATCTAAAGAGGGTCCATATATGTCCTTATCTGATATAATTGGAGAATCCAAAGAATACGAAACATTATCAAGCACTATATCGCCAATAAAATTATCCGGTCCTGTTAATTCGTTGCTGCTACTAGgaatcaataatattgatagCCATTTTAGattaaaagattttttTAAGAATATCAGCTACTTCCATTATGAGTATGTTTACAGCCTGGAAAAGGTTGATATGAAGCCCATCGAAAAAGACCTAATCGAAGACATTTTCTGGGCCTAA
- the MTQ2 gene encoding S-adenosylmethionine-dependent methyltransferase (similar to Saccharomyces cerevisiae MTQ2 (YDR140W); ancestral locus Anc_8.312), protein MLPTPYVTCDYEKVYEPSEDSFLLLDSLEDEQLFLKDRFKNKLTVVSEFGPGTGIVLTFMMQNHIPTMGNSLYFGLDISPWAVKTTLETAKKNDCDKSYLDCIQTDLGSNLRNNQVDVLVFNPPYVPAEKVPLVPADEKDIHTWLDLALEGGKNGMVVTQRVLDNLGNILSPDGVAYILFCAQNRPEEIVKDMIDNYSWKVELVKQRKAGWEVLSVYRFSRR, encoded by the coding sequence ATGTTACCAACTCCATATGTGACTTGTGATTATGAGAAAGTTTATGAACCAAGTGAAGATAGTTTCCTGCTACTAGATTCTTTAGAAGATGAGCaactttttttaaaagatagGTTTAAGAACAAACTTACGGTTGTGAGTGAGTTTGGCCCTGGTACTGGGATTGTGCTTACGTTTATGATGCAGAATCATATTCCGACAATGGGAAATTCATTATACTTTGGCTTGGATATTAGTCCATGGGCAGTTAAAACAACGTTGGAAACagcaaagaaaaatgattGCGATAAGAGTTACTTGGATTGCATACAAACAGATTTAGGATCtaatttaagaaataatCAAGTGGATGTATTAGTATTTAATCCACCATACGTTCCAGCTGAGAAGGTACCACTCGTTCCAGCTGATGAAAAGGATATCCATACATGGTTAGATTTAGCTTTGGAAGGTGGTAAAAACGGAATGGTGGTGACTCAGAGAGTCCTAGATAACCttggaaatattttatcGCCTGATGGAGTggcatatatattattctGTGCTCAAAATCGCCCAGAAGAAATTGTTAAGGACATGATCGATAATTATAGCTGGAAAGTTGAACTGGTTAAGCAAAGAAAGGCAGGATGGGAAGTCCTTAGTGTATATCGTTTCTCAAGACGTTAA
- the RUB1 gene encoding NEDD8 family protein RUB1 (similar to Saccharomyces cerevisiae RUB1 (YDR139C); ancestral locus Anc_8.311), with protein MQIKVKTLTGKEIAIEVQGSDKVFHIKDLLEEKEGIPPSQQRLIFQGKQIDDEQTVESANLIDGMQLHLVLTLRGGN; from the exons ATGCAAATAAAGGTAAAAACATTGACTGGTAAAGAAATAGCCATCGAGGTACAAGGAAGTGATAAGGTGTTCCATATCAAAGATCttttagaagaaaaagaaggtATCCCTCCATCACAACAGAGACTAATTTTCCAAGGCAAACAAAT AGATGATGAACAAACCGTTGAATCTGCAAATTTAATAGATGGAATGCAACTGCATTTGGTTCTAACTTTAAGAGGTGGTAATTAG